One part of the Streptomyces sp. NBC_00286 genome encodes these proteins:
- a CDS encoding PLP-dependent cysteine synthase family protein, translating into MHSMTKSDLTPAGSGSALRGLVGDTPLLHVSQPFTEPGRGFWAKLEGFNPGGIKDRPGLHMVERARARGELQPGARIIESTSGTLGLGLALAGMVYGHPVTLVTDPGLEMSMTRLLTAYGAQVNLVSEPHPTGGWQQARRDRVAKLMEQHPGSWCPDQYNNPDNTTAYTPLALELATELGHIDVLVCSVGTGGHSAGVSRVLQQLYPDLKLVGVDTIGSTIFGQPARPRLMRGLGSSIYPRNVAYDNFSEVHWVAPAEAVWTCRQLATSHYATGGWSVGAVAMVAGWLARTLPADTRIAAIFPDGPQRYLGTVYDDDYCSAHGLLDSPPAPEPEVIGRLDEKEVTRWTRCTTVVDPLTLNSEGRNADVLELAGAAEADSEETA; encoded by the coding sequence ATGCACTCCATGACCAAGAGTGACCTCACTCCCGCCGGCTCCGGCTCCGCCCTACGGGGACTTGTCGGCGACACCCCGCTCCTGCACGTCTCCCAGCCCTTCACCGAGCCGGGCCGCGGCTTCTGGGCGAAGCTGGAGGGCTTCAACCCCGGCGGCATCAAGGACCGTCCGGGCCTGCACATGGTCGAGCGCGCCCGCGCCCGCGGCGAACTTCAGCCGGGCGCCAGGATCATCGAGTCGACCAGCGGCACCCTCGGTCTGGGTCTCGCCCTGGCCGGAATGGTCTACGGCCACCCCGTCACACTGGTCACCGACCCGGGGCTGGAGATGTCCATGACCCGGCTGCTGACCGCCTACGGAGCCCAGGTCAATCTCGTCTCCGAACCGCACCCCACCGGGGGCTGGCAGCAGGCCCGCCGCGACCGGGTCGCCAAGCTGATGGAGCAGCACCCCGGCTCGTGGTGCCCGGACCAGTACAACAACCCCGACAACACCACCGCGTACACCCCGCTCGCCCTCGAACTGGCCACGGAACTCGGCCACATCGACGTACTGGTGTGCAGCGTGGGCACCGGCGGACACTCCGCCGGAGTCTCCCGGGTCCTCCAACAGCTGTATCCCGACCTGAAGCTGGTCGGCGTCGACACCATCGGGTCGACCATCTTCGGGCAGCCCGCCCGGCCCCGGCTGATGCGGGGCCTCGGCTCCAGCATCTACCCGCGCAACGTCGCCTACGACAACTTCAGCGAGGTGCACTGGGTGGCCCCGGCGGAGGCGGTGTGGACCTGCCGCCAGCTGGCCACCTCCCACTACGCCACCGGCGGCTGGAGCGTCGGCGCGGTGGCGATGGTCGCCGGCTGGCTGGCCCGCACCCTGCCCGCGGACACCCGGATCGCGGCGATCTTCCCCGACGGCCCGCAGCGCTATCTCGGCACGGTCTACGACGACGACTACTGCTCCGCCCACGGCCTGCTCGACTCCCCGCCCGCGCCCGAACCGGAGGTGATCGGCCGATTGGACGAGAAGGAGGTCACCCGCTGGACCCGGTGCACCACCGTGGTCGACCCGCTCACCCTGAACAGCGAAGGGCGGAACGCCGACGTACTGGAACTTGCCGGCGCCGCCGAGGCCGACTCCGAGGAGACGGCCTGA
- a CDS encoding MDR family MFS transporter, translated as MKSTIAQVRTYERSVQLLMVNQFTINLGFYMLMPYLAAYLAGPVGLAGWLVGLILGVRNFSQQGMFLLGGTLADRLGYKPMIIAGLVLRILGFATLGLVESVPALLAASAATGLAGALFNPAVRAYVAADAGERRVEAFALFNVFYQAGILLGPLVGMLLTGVSFRVTCLVAAGIFALLSIVQIRALPARRGDDAGRGQDQEGVLSQWRGIVSNRPFLLFSVAMIGFYVMQFQVYLALPLEVRRLGGDGTFGTAAVAVLFAVSGLSTILFQTKVTAWCKARMEPGRALTWGLLTMGLGFVPLLVATAVPVPDGGVGLWLLAAVPPALSALLLAIGTMIAYPFEMDTIVRLSGNRLVATHYGLYNTICGIGITLGNLLTGAALDAARAAGMSALPWVALFAVGLACAAALYGLHRTGRLAPPVREVKPETANA; from the coding sequence ATGAAGAGCACCATCGCGCAGGTTCGTACCTACGAGCGCAGCGTCCAGCTGTTGATGGTGAATCAGTTCACCATCAACCTCGGCTTCTACATGCTGATGCCCTACCTGGCCGCGTATCTGGCAGGTCCCGTGGGCCTTGCGGGCTGGCTGGTCGGGCTGATCCTCGGCGTCCGCAACTTCAGCCAGCAGGGCATGTTCCTGCTCGGCGGAACGCTGGCCGACCGGCTCGGCTACAAGCCGATGATCATCGCCGGGTTGGTGCTGCGCATCCTCGGCTTCGCGACCCTCGGATTGGTGGAGTCCGTACCCGCCCTGCTGGCCGCGTCGGCGGCGACGGGGCTGGCCGGGGCGCTGTTCAATCCCGCCGTACGAGCCTATGTCGCGGCGGACGCGGGTGAGCGGCGAGTCGAGGCGTTCGCCCTGTTCAACGTGTTCTACCAGGCCGGGATCCTGCTCGGCCCGCTGGTGGGCATGCTGCTGACGGGCGTGAGCTTCCGTGTCACGTGCCTTGTCGCGGCCGGGATCTTCGCTCTGCTGAGCATCGTCCAGATCCGGGCCCTGCCCGCCCGCCGGGGCGACGACGCGGGGCGCGGACAGGACCAGGAGGGCGTGCTGTCCCAGTGGCGGGGCATCGTGTCCAACCGGCCGTTCCTGCTGTTCTCGGTTGCCATGATCGGCTTCTACGTCATGCAGTTCCAGGTCTACCTTGCCCTGCCGCTGGAGGTACGGCGCCTGGGCGGCGACGGGACTTTCGGCACGGCGGCGGTGGCGGTGCTGTTCGCCGTCTCGGGCTTGAGCACCATCCTCTTCCAGACCAAGGTGACCGCCTGGTGCAAGGCCCGCATGGAACCGGGCCGCGCACTGACATGGGGGCTGCTGACCATGGGGCTGGGGTTTGTACCGCTGCTGGTGGCCACCGCGGTCCCGGTACCGGACGGCGGGGTGGGGCTGTGGCTGCTCGCGGCCGTGCCTCCTGCACTGTCCGCGCTGCTCCTCGCGATCGGCACCATGATCGCGTACCCCTTCGAGATGGACACCATCGTCCGCCTCTCCGGCAACCGCCTCGTCGCCACCCACTACGGCCTGTACAACACCATCTGCGGCATCGGCATCACCCTCGGAAACCTGCTGACGGGTGCCGCGCTCGACGCCGCCCGGGCCGCCGGGATGTCCGCGCTGCCGTGGGTGGCGCTGTTCGCAGTCGGCCTCGCCTGCGCGGCCGCCCTCTACGGGCTGCACCGCACGGGCCGCCTGGCGCCACCGGTACGCGAGGTGAAGCCAGAGACCGCGAACGCATAA
- the serA gene encoding phosphoglycerate dehydrogenase encodes MSPKPAVLIAEELSPATVDALGPDFEIRHCNGADRAELIPAIADVDALLVRSATKVDAEAIAAAKKLKVVARAGVGLDNVDVSTATQAGVMVVNAPTSNIVTAAELACGLLIATARNIPQADTALKNGGWKRSKYTGVELSEKTLGVVGLGRIGVLVAQRMSAFGMKIVAYDPYVRPVLAAQMGVKLLSLDELLAVSDFITVHLPKTPETLGLIGEEALHKVQPHVRIVNAARGGIVDEQALFNALKEGRVAGAGLDVYAQEPCTDSPLFQFDEVVCTPHLGASTDEAQEKAGIAVASSVRLALAGELVPDAVNVQSGVIAEDVRSWLPLAEKLGRIFTALAGEVAVRFDVEVYGEIIQRDVKVLELSALKGVFQDVVEETVSYVNAPLFAQERGVEVRLTTSSKSPDHRNMLTVRGTLADGEEVSVSGTLVGPKHIQKIVSVGKYDIDLAMANHLVFLRYADRPGVIGTFGRVLGEAGLNIAGMQVSRAALGGEALVVLDVDSNVPTDVLSEIAQEIGATSARSVSLEN; translated from the coding sequence GTGAGCCCGAAACCCGCCGTACTGATCGCTGAAGAACTGTCGCCCGCCACCGTTGACGCGCTCGGCCCGGACTTTGAGATCCGGCACTGCAACGGCGCCGACCGAGCCGAGCTCATCCCGGCGATCGCCGACGTCGACGCGCTCCTCGTGCGCAGCGCGACCAAGGTCGACGCCGAGGCCATCGCCGCGGCCAAGAAGCTGAAAGTCGTCGCCCGCGCCGGTGTCGGCCTCGACAACGTCGACGTCTCCACCGCCACCCAGGCCGGCGTGATGGTCGTCAACGCCCCCACGTCCAACATCGTCACGGCCGCCGAGCTCGCCTGCGGCCTGCTGATCGCCACCGCCCGCAACATCCCGCAGGCCGACACCGCCCTGAAGAACGGCGGGTGGAAGCGCAGCAAATACACCGGCGTGGAGCTGAGCGAGAAGACCCTCGGCGTCGTCGGCCTCGGCCGCATCGGTGTCCTGGTCGCCCAGCGCATGTCCGCCTTCGGCATGAAAATCGTCGCCTACGACCCGTACGTACGCCCCGTGTTGGCCGCGCAGATGGGCGTCAAGCTGCTCTCACTGGACGAGCTGCTCGCCGTCTCGGACTTCATCACCGTGCACCTGCCGAAGACCCCGGAGACGCTGGGCCTGATCGGCGAGGAAGCGCTGCACAAGGTCCAGCCGCACGTCCGGATCGTCAACGCCGCGCGCGGCGGGATCGTCGACGAGCAGGCGCTGTTCAACGCGCTGAAGGAGGGCAGGGTCGCGGGCGCGGGCCTGGACGTGTACGCGCAGGAACCCTGCACGGACTCCCCGCTCTTTCAGTTCGACGAGGTGGTGTGCACCCCGCACCTCGGCGCCTCCACGGACGAGGCCCAGGAGAAGGCGGGCATCGCCGTCGCCAGTTCCGTCCGGCTCGCGCTCGCGGGCGAGCTGGTCCCCGACGCGGTCAACGTGCAGAGCGGCGTCATCGCGGAAGACGTACGATCCTGGCTGCCGCTCGCCGAGAAGCTCGGCCGGATCTTCACCGCCCTGGCGGGCGAGGTCGCTGTCCGGTTCGACGTCGAGGTGTACGGCGAGATCATCCAGCGCGACGTCAAGGTCCTCGAACTCTCCGCGCTCAAGGGCGTCTTCCAGGACGTCGTCGAGGAGACCGTGTCCTACGTGAACGCCCCGCTCTTCGCGCAGGAGCGCGGCGTCGAGGTCCGCCTGACCACCAGCTCCAAGTCCCCGGACCACCGCAACATGCTGACCGTCCGCGGCACACTCGCAGATGGCGAGGAGGTCTCGGTCTCCGGCACCCTTGTCGGCCCCAAGCACATCCAGAAGATCGTGTCGGTGGGTAAGTACGACATCGACCTGGCGATGGCCAACCACTTGGTCTTCCTGCGTTACGCCGACCGCCCCGGTGTCATCGGCACCTTCGGCCGCGTTCTTGGCGAGGCGGGCCTGAACATCGCCGGCATGCAGGTCTCCAGGGCGGCCCTCGGCGGTGAGGCTCTGGTGGTCTTGGACGTCGACAGCAACGTCCCGACCGACGTTCTCAGCGAGATAGCCCAGGAGATCGGCGCCACCTCGGCCCGTTCGGTCAGCCTGGAGAACTGA
- a CDS encoding GMC family oxidoreductase: MSLTGLVAALIADDDTADWPARVPARLDVLLASMPLPARVSVRTAARALDACARARTGRSLAALSGPERESVLAALGARQELLPLLDVLKVPVLLAAGTERMLQHAPPARRLARQDPPLDCTPAPAWPARSTADAVVIGSGAGGAMAARSLARAGLDVVVLEEGNHHSTESFSGRTPLDRFAELYRDGGATFALGRPPLLLPTGRAVGGTTIVNSGTCYRTPAHVLSRWGKDFGWALADAFGAHLDEVERTLRVATQPLDVLGNNGRIALDAARALGWTAAPLRRNAPGCKGSCQCVVGCPTGAKQSVQLSVLPDACAAGARIVTEARVETILVDPDRPGGPRAAGVRVRRDGGRFEILAPLIVVAAGALQSPALLRRSGLGRHPRLGRNLSIHPATSVAGRFTEPVTAWEGVLQSVGVEELHGQGILIEATATPPGMGSFVLPGLGGELRRELEGADRLATLGAMIADRPSGRVLGRDRTLIRYDLHRRDAERLMRAVRAMGHLLFAAGAEEVLTGIPATPRVHSLAELDTALAGTSARQLHLSAYHPTGTVAAGADPHRFPADAAGRLRGVHGVLIADGSVLPGCPEVNPQLSIMAAGLAVTQAFVER, translated from the coding sequence ATGAGCCTGACCGGCCTGGTGGCCGCCCTCATCGCCGACGACGACACGGCCGACTGGCCCGCACGCGTCCCCGCGCGACTGGACGTGCTCCTCGCGTCCATGCCGCTTCCTGCCCGGGTCAGCGTACGCACAGCGGCCCGCGCACTGGACGCCTGCGCCAGGGCACGGACGGGACGGAGCCTGGCCGCGCTCTCCGGCCCCGAGCGGGAGTCCGTGCTCGCCGCACTGGGCGCACGGCAAGAACTCCTGCCCTTGCTGGACGTACTCAAAGTGCCCGTCCTCCTCGCCGCCGGAACCGAGCGGATGCTCCAGCACGCTCCGCCGGCCCGTCGCCTCGCGCGCCAGGACCCACCGCTCGACTGCACGCCCGCGCCTGCCTGGCCGGCGCGCTCCACCGCCGACGCCGTCGTCATCGGTTCGGGCGCAGGCGGCGCCATGGCCGCGCGGTCCCTGGCCCGGGCCGGACTGGATGTCGTCGTCCTCGAAGAAGGGAACCACCACAGCACCGAGTCGTTCAGCGGGCGCACCCCGCTCGACCGATTCGCGGAGCTCTACCGGGACGGCGGAGCGACCTTCGCCTTGGGCAGACCGCCGCTGCTGCTGCCGACGGGCCGGGCCGTCGGCGGCACCACCATCGTCAACTCCGGTACCTGCTACCGCACTCCTGCTCATGTCCTCTCCCGCTGGGGCAAGGACTTCGGGTGGGCGCTCGCCGACGCCTTCGGCGCCCATCTGGACGAGGTCGAACGCACTCTGCGCGTGGCCACCCAACCCCTCGACGTCCTCGGCAACAATGGCCGGATCGCGCTCGACGCTGCCCGCGCGCTCGGCTGGACCGCCGCACCCCTGCGCCGCAACGCGCCTGGCTGCAAGGGTTCTTGCCAGTGCGTCGTGGGCTGCCCCACCGGTGCCAAACAGAGCGTGCAGTTGTCCGTGCTGCCCGACGCCTGCGCCGCGGGGGCCCGCATCGTCACCGAGGCACGGGTAGAGACGATCCTCGTCGATCCGGACCGCCCCGGAGGACCACGAGCGGCAGGTGTGCGCGTGCGCCGGGACGGCGGCCGCTTCGAGATCCTCGCCCCCCTGATCGTCGTGGCCGCGGGCGCACTCCAGTCGCCTGCGCTGCTGCGTCGTTCAGGCCTAGGCCGCCATCCACGACTCGGCCGCAACCTCAGCATCCACCCGGCCACCAGCGTCGCAGGGCGCTTCACCGAGCCAGTCACGGCCTGGGAGGGCGTCCTGCAGAGCGTCGGCGTGGAGGAACTCCACGGCCAAGGCATCCTCATCGAGGCCACCGCCACCCCGCCCGGCATGGGCTCCTTCGTACTGCCCGGACTGGGCGGCGAGTTGCGCCGCGAACTGGAGGGCGCCGACCGTCTCGCCACCCTCGGCGCGATGATCGCCGACCGTCCCTCCGGCCGCGTACTCGGCCGCGACCGAACCCTGATCCGCTACGACCTTCATCGCCGCGATGCCGAACGCCTCATGCGAGCCGTGCGTGCCATGGGACACCTCCTCTTCGCCGCCGGCGCCGAGGAGGTGCTCACCGGCATCCCTGCCACACCCCGGGTGCACAGCCTCGCGGAACTCGACACCGCCCTCGCCGGCACGAGTGCACGGCAGCTGCACCTCTCGGCCTACCATCCCACCGGCACGGTCGCGGCGGGCGCGGACCCGCACCGTTTCCCCGCAGACGCCGCGGGGCGGCTCCGCGGGGTGCACGGAGTCCTGATCGCGGACGGTTCCGTGCTCCCCGGTTGTCCCGAGGTGAACCCGCAACTGAGCATCATGGCTGCCGGCTTGGCGGTCACGCAGGCGTTTGTGGAGCGATGA